In Equus przewalskii isolate Varuska chromosome 15, EquPr2, whole genome shotgun sequence, a single genomic region encodes these proteins:
- the ARF4 gene encoding ADP-ribosylation factor 4: MGLTISSLFSRLFGKKQMRILMVGLDAAGKTTILYKLKLGEIVTTIPTIGFNVETVEYKNICFTVWDVGGQDKIRPLWRHYFQNTQGLIFVVDSNDRERIQEGAEELQKMLQEDELRDAVLLLFANKQDLPNAMAISEMTDKLGLQSLRNRTWYVQATCATQGTGLYEGLDWLSNELSKR, encoded by the exons ATGGGCCTCACgatctcctccctcttctcccgCCTCTTCGGCAAGAAGCAGATGCGCATTTTGATGG TTGGATTGGATGCTGCTGGCAAGACGACCATTCTGTATAAACTGAAGTTAGGGGAGATAGTCACCACCATTCCTACCATTG gtttTAATGTGGAAACagtagaatataaaaacatttgtttcacAGTATGGGATGTTGGTGGTCAAGATAAAATCAGGCCTCTCTGGAGGCATTACTTCCAAAATACCCAG GGTCTTATTTTTGTGGTAGATAGCAATGATCGTGAAAGAATTCAGGAAGGAGCAGAAGAGCTGCAGaaaatg CTTCAGGAAGATGAGTTGAGAGATGCAGTGTTACTGCTTTTTGCAAACAAACAGGATCTGCCAAATGCTATGGCTATCAGTGAAATGACAGATAAATTAGGTCTTCAGTCTCTTCGTAACAGAACA TGGTATGTTCAAGCCACTTGTGCTACACAAGGAACTGGTCTGTATGAGGGACTTGACTGGCTGTCAAATGAGCTTTCAAAACGTTAA
- the PDE12 gene encoding 2',5'-phosphodiesterase 12: MWRLPSARAALRGVRTAVERHSRAEAATETGTGSMERAVVRCVPSEPKLSLSFALADGSHKNMQRDQSEPLGRVLSRIATNALKGHAKAAAAKKSRKNRPNASGGVACAGPGSEPAAACEPVVKLYYREEAVAEDVLNVDAWQDGAVLQIGDVKYKVERNPPAFTELQLPRYIMAGFPVCPKLSLEFGDPASSLFRWYKEAKPGAAEPEGGGPSSLSPSSSSPGWTETGVDERVYTPSNADIGLRLKLHCTPGNGQRFGPSRELESVCLVEAGPGTCTFDHRHLYTKKVTDDALIRTVSYNILADTYAQTEFSRTVLYPYCAPYALELDYRQNLIQKELTGYNADLICLQEVDRNVFTDSLVPALEAFGLEGVFRIKQHEGLATFYRKSKFSLLSQHDISFHEALESDPLHKELLEKLVLYPSAQERVLQRSSVLQVSVLQSRQDSSKKICVANTHLYWHPKGGYIRLIQMAVALAHIRHVSCDLYPGIPVIFCGDFNSTPSTGMYHFVINGSIPEDHEDWASNGEEERCNMSLAHFFKLKSACGEPAYTNYVGGFHGCLDYIFIDLNALEVEQVIPLPSHEEVTTHQALPSVSHPSDHIALVCDLKWK; encoded by the exons ATGTGGAGGCTCCCAAGCGCCCGCGCCGCGCTTCGTGGGGTCCGCACGGCGGTGGAGCGGCACAGTCGGGCCGAGGCGGCGACGGAGACCGGGACGGGCTCGATGGAGCGCGCTGTAGTGCGCTGTGTGCCCTCGGAGCCTAAGCTAAGCCTGTCGTTCGCGCTAGCCGACGGCAGCCACAAGAACATGCAGCGCGACCAGAGCGAGCCGCTGGGTCGGGTCCTCAGCCGAATCGCTACCAACGCCCTCAAAGGCCACGCTAAGGCGGCCGCCGCCAAGAAGAGCAGGAAGAACCGGCCAAACGCAAGCGGCGGCGTGGCCTGTGCGGGGCCTGGGTCCGAGCCGGCTGCAGCCTGCGAGCCGGTGGTGAAGCTGTACTACCGGGAGGAGGCAGTGGCTGAAGACGTGCTCAATGTGGACGCCTGGCAGGATGGCGCGGTGCTGCAGATTGGCGACGTCAAATACAAGGTGGAGCGCAACCCGCCCGCCTTCACCGAGCTGCAGTTGCCACGCTACATCATGGCCGGCTTCCCGGTGTGCCCCAAGCTCAGCCTGGAATTTGGAGATCCCGCCAGCTCCCTCTTCCGCTGGTACAAGGAAGCCAAACCCGGAGCGGCGGAGCCTGAGGGCGGGGGCCCCTCGTCATtgtctccctcttcttcctctcctggttGGACGGAGACGGGTGTGGACGAGCGCGTCTACACGCCGTCCAATGCCGACATCGGGCTACGGCTCAAGCTTCATTGCACCCCAGGCAATGGGCAGCGCTTTGGGCCGAGCCGAGAGTTGGAAAGTGTGTGTCTAGTGGAGGCCGGGCCCGGCACCTGCACCTTTGACCACCGGCATCTCTACACCAAGAAGGTGACGGACGACGCTCTCATCCGGACTGTCTCCTACAACATCCTGGCCGACACGTACGCCCAGACGGAGTTCTCCCGGACGGTCCTTTACCCGTACTGTGCCCCTTACGCTTTGGAGCTCGACTACCGCCAGAACCTCATCCAGAAGGAACTCACGGGCTACAATGCCGACCTCATCTGTTTGCAAGAGGTTGACCGCAACGTGTTTACAGACAGTTTGGTACCGGCCCTCGAGGCCTTTGGGCTGGAGGGCGTGTTTAGAATCAAGCAGCACGAGGGCCTGGCCACTTTCTACCGAAAGTCCAAGTTCAGCCTCCTTAGCCAGCATGACATTTCTTTCCATGAAGCCCTGGAGTCCGACCCGCTTCACAAAGAACTACTGGAGAAACTAGTTTTGTACCCATCGGCGCAGGAGAGGGTGCTCCAGAGATCATCTGTCCTTCAG gTTTCAGTTCTTCAGTCGAGACAGGACTCTTCTAAAAAGATATGTGTTGCTAATACCCATCTCTACTGGCATCCCAAAG GTGGGTACATTCGTCTCATTCAAATGGCAGTAGCCTTGGCTCACATTAGACATGTCTCATGTGATCTGTATCCTGGCATACCAGTTATATTTTGTGGGGACTTTAATAGTACCCCATCAACGGGAATGTATCATTTTGTCATCAATGGCAGCATTCCAGAGGATCATGAAGACTGGGCTTCCAATGGGGAAGAAGAACGATGCAACATGTCTCTTGCCCATTTCTTCAAACTGAAAAGTGCTTGTGGTGAACCTGCTTACACGAATTATGTTGGTGGCTTTCACGGATGTCTGGATTACATTTTCATTGACTTAAATGCTTTAGAGGTTGAACAGGTGATTCCCTTACCTAGTCACGAAGAAGTTACCACCCACCAGGCCTTACCCAGTGTTTCCCATCCCTCAGATCACATAGCACTTGTATGTGATTTAAAATGGAAGTAG